A stretch of the Massilia varians genome encodes the following:
- the queD gene encoding 6-carboxytetrahydropterin synthase QueD, whose product MLTITRKLEFDAGHRIPDHKSQCRNLHGHRYTLEITLTGDVIDVEGNSDNGMIMDFSDVKTLAKQHLVDVWDHAFLVYEKDDKVREFLASLPDHKTVVIDCIPTVENLARVAFNILKTVFTDRYGTGLRLHKLVLHETPNCWAEVTDA is encoded by the coding sequence ATGTTAACTATCACCCGCAAGCTGGAATTCGATGCCGGCCATCGCATTCCCGACCACAAGAGCCAGTGCCGCAACCTGCACGGCCACCGCTACACCCTCGAGATCACCCTGACCGGCGACGTCATCGATGTTGAAGGAAATTCCGACAACGGCATGATCATGGATTTCTCCGACGTCAAGACCCTGGCCAAGCAGCATCTGGTCGACGTGTGGGACCATGCCTTCCTCGTGTACGAAAAGGATGACAAAGTACGCGAGTTCCTCGCCTCGCTGCCCGACCACAAGACCGTGGTGATCGACTGCATCCCGACCGTGGAAAACCTGGCGCGCGTCGCCTTCAACATCCTCAAGACGGTCTTCACCGACCGCTACGGCACCGGCCTGCGCCTGCATAAGCTGGTGCTGCACGAAACCCCGAACTGCTGGGCCGAAGTGACCGATGCTTGA
- the queE gene encoding 7-carboxy-7-deazaguanine synthase, whose amino-acid sequence MTYSIKEIFYTLQGEGAHAGRPAVFCRFSGCNLWTGREADRATAVCTFCDTDFVGTDGERGGKFRAPELLAAEIDGLWPATHSASKYVVFTGGEPLLQLDRPLIDAMHARGFTIAIETNGTLPVPEGVDWICVSPKMGAELVVAKGNEIKVVIPQAGQDLSAYEGLDFENFYVQPMDGPLAADNTRLAIETCRRNPKWKLSLQTHKLLQIP is encoded by the coding sequence GTGACTTACAGCATCAAAGAGATCTTCTATACCCTGCAGGGCGAAGGCGCCCATGCGGGGCGCCCGGCCGTGTTCTGCCGCTTTTCCGGCTGCAACCTGTGGACCGGGCGCGAGGCCGACCGTGCCACGGCCGTCTGCACCTTCTGTGACACCGATTTCGTCGGCACCGACGGCGAGCGCGGCGGCAAGTTCCGCGCGCCCGAGCTGCTGGCGGCGGAGATCGACGGCCTGTGGCCGGCCACCCACAGCGCCAGCAAGTACGTCGTCTTCACCGGCGGCGAACCCCTGCTGCAGCTGGACCGGCCGCTGATCGACGCCATGCACGCGCGCGGCTTCACGATCGCCATCGAGACCAACGGCACGCTGCCGGTCCCGGAAGGCGTGGACTGGATCTGCGTCAGCCCCAAGATGGGAGCCGAGCTGGTGGTCGCGAAGGGCAACGAGATCAAGGTGGTGATTCCCCAGGCAGGCCAGGACCTGTCCGCCTACGAGGGGCTCGACTTCGAGAATTTCTACGTGCAGCCGATGGACGGCCCGCTCGCCGCGGACAACACGCGCCTGGCGATCGAAACCTGCCGCCGCAATCCCAAGTGGAAGCTGAGCCTGCAGACCCACAAACTCCTCCAGATTCCCTGA
- a CDS encoding sensor histidine kinase has translation MALSAPASAAMPLPLRGAPPEMMAAAMVTLAAIALAVLLERRGHATQERIRALEQQLEAERGAHADVEDALAGSHEVLCRLVRKQESVREAERARIARDLHDELGHRLLSLRVELALQQAAVRGTSPAVHDKLTAAIGNLDTAIRSVRALVTGLRPIAKGMSLRHAAERHLADFARLHGLDYRLDAGRDGGEDDERRDQEQDAVLFRVLQESLSNVARHAQATMVCVTLVESAGEAVLTIEDDGIGPGALGHLDARGCGIDGMRERTEAFGGTLTVLPGRRGGTVVSATLRLRRTPVQA, from the coding sequence ATGGCACTGAGCGCACCGGCCAGCGCCGCCATGCCGCTGCCGCTACGCGGCGCACCGCCCGAAATGATGGCCGCGGCGATGGTGACCCTGGCCGCCATCGCACTGGCCGTGCTGCTCGAGCGCCGCGGCCACGCCACCCAGGAACGGATCCGCGCGCTGGAGCAGCAGCTGGAGGCCGAGCGCGGTGCCCATGCCGATGTCGAGGACGCCCTGGCGGGCAGCCACGAGGTGCTGTGCCGCCTGGTGCGCAAGCAGGAAAGCGTGCGCGAAGCCGAGCGGGCCCGGATCGCCCGCGACCTGCACGACGAGCTCGGCCACCGGCTGCTGTCGCTGCGGGTGGAGCTGGCGCTCCAGCAGGCTGCGGTACGCGGCACTTCCCCTGCCGTACATGACAAGCTCACCGCCGCCATCGGCAACCTGGATACCGCCATCCGTTCGGTGCGCGCGCTGGTCACCGGCCTGCGTCCAATCGCCAAGGGCATGAGCCTGCGTCACGCCGCCGAGCGCCACCTGGCCGACTTCGCGCGCCTGCATGGCCTGGACTACCGCCTGGATGCGGGGCGGGACGGCGGCGAGGACGACGAACGCCGCGACCAGGAACAGGACGCGGTGCTGTTTCGGGTGCTGCAGGAATCGCTGTCGAACGTGGCCCGCCATGCCCAGGCCACGATGGTCTGCGTGACCCTGGTGGAATCGGCCGGCGAGGCGGTCCTGACGATCGAAGACGACGGCATCGGCCCCGGCGCCCTGGGCCACCTCGATGCCCGCGGCTGCGGCATCGACGGCATGCGCGAGCGGACCGAGGCCTTCGGCGGCACCCTCACCGTCCTGCCGGGCCGGCGCGGCGGGACGGTCGTGAGTGCCACGCTGCGCTTGCGGCGAACACCGGTCCAGGCGTAA
- a CDS encoding sensor domain-containing diguanylate cyclase — MISPHSSSASAPAPTALVKDGAFVGQLVASLSIPVFVLDTEARVMIWNRACEQLTGVAAHEVLGTADHWRSFYEHRRPTLADLVLQNRSEDVRKILPRSASEHSPASLCIESWFDMPRAGRRRYLAADASPIFGSDGELAAVVETLRDLTDEKMAQAALEQLATRDGLTGLANRRCFDDTLHAEWARALRQQQPLSLLMVDVDNFKAYNDANGHLGGDECLKRIARAVASEMRANDLVARYGGEEFAVILPNQSLKGAAIVAERIRCRVEQLQLPGSAPTRHVTVSIGAATAMAGPDNSASQLVATADAALYRAKHLGRNRISLPLSEAA, encoded by the coding sequence ATGATCAGCCCACACAGCTCCAGCGCCAGCGCGCCCGCCCCGACAGCGCTCGTCAAAGATGGCGCGTTCGTCGGTCAGCTGGTGGCTTCCCTGTCGATTCCGGTCTTCGTCCTCGACACCGAGGCGCGGGTCATGATCTGGAACCGGGCCTGCGAGCAGCTCACCGGCGTGGCCGCCCACGAGGTGCTCGGCACGGCCGACCATTGGCGCAGCTTCTACGAACACCGCCGCCCTACCCTGGCCGACCTGGTGCTGCAGAACCGCAGCGAGGACGTGCGTAAAATCCTGCCGCGCTCCGCCTCCGAGCATTCGCCGGCCAGCCTGTGCATCGAAAGCTGGTTCGACATGCCGCGCGCCGGGCGCCGGCGTTACCTAGCCGCCGACGCCAGCCCGATTTTCGGCTCGGACGGCGAGCTGGCGGCGGTGGTGGAGACCCTGCGCGACCTCACCGACGAGAAGATGGCCCAGGCGGCCCTGGAACAGCTGGCCACCCGCGACGGGCTGACCGGCCTTGCCAACCGTCGCTGTTTCGACGACACCCTGCACGCCGAATGGGCGCGCGCCCTGCGCCAGCAGCAGCCGCTGTCGCTCTTGATGGTCGATGTCGACAACTTCAAGGCCTATAACGATGCCAACGGCCACCTCGGCGGGGACGAATGCCTCAAGCGCATCGCCCGCGCGGTGGCCAGCGAGATGCGCGCCAACGACCTGGTGGCGCGCTACGGCGGCGAGGAATTCGCGGTGATCCTGCCCAACCAGTCGCTCAAGGGGGCCGCCATCGTGGCCGAACGCATCCGTTGCCGCGTCGAGCAGCTGCAGCTGCCGGGCAGCGCGCCGACCCGCCACGTGACGGTGTCGATCGGGGCCGCGACCGCCATGGCCGGCCCGGACAACAGCGCCAGCCAGCTGGTCGCCACCGCCGACGCCGCCCTGTACCGGGCCAAGCATCTTGGCCGCAACCGCATCAGCCTGCCCCTGAGCGAGGCGGCCTAG